The DNA segment GCAGCCTTGAAACTGGGCCTGAAGGAAGTGCCCGTTCATGTGGCAGTAGGTCTTTCTCCTGAAAAAGTACAGGCCTACCGCATCGCTGATAATAAAAGCAGTGATCTATCAGACTGGAATTATGATCTGCTGGCGGTGGAACTCGGTGACTTGCAGGAAAAACAGTATGACCTGGAATCCCTGGGATTCAGTCCCGAAGAACTAAATCGATGGCTAAACGGAGGTGCTACGGAAGGATTGACAGATCCGGATGAGATTCCCGCACCTCCCGATGCAGCGATCACGCAACCGGGTGATCTCTGGATACTGGGTAATCACCGGTTACTCTGCGGTGACTCGTCGTCAGAAACTGACGTAAATCGTTTGCTGGATGGAGCCTGCATTCATCTGGTGAACACCGATCCGCCGTACAACGTCAAAGTAGAACCCCGCAGCAACAATGCTATTGCTGCTGGCAATTCGAGCTTTGAAGCACCGAAGAATCGTACCCATCACCAGTCGTTCGATGTTTCTCGGCAGGGAGAAAAGCAGGCCACTCATAAAAAACTGCGCGCCAAGGACAGACCGCTAGCGAACGACTTTGTTTCCAATGAGGAGTTCGATGGCCTTCTGGAGGCGTGGTTTGGCCAGATCGCCCGAGTGCTGGAGCCGGGCAGAAGCTTCTATATCTGGGGCGGCTACGCCAACCTGGGCAACTATCCCGCACCACTCAAACGGCACGGATTGTACTTCAGTCAGGCAATAGTGTGGGACAAGCAGCATCCGGTGCTGACGCGCAAAGACATGATGGGCGCATTTGAGCTGGCGTTCTATGGCTGGAAAGAAGGCGCTGCCCACCAGTTCTTCGGGCCCAACAATGCCACTGACTTGTGGGCCATCAAGAAGGTTAACCCTCAGT comes from the Planctomycetia bacterium genome and includes:
- a CDS encoding ParB N-terminal domain-containing protein, producing MHIELRPLSIITPYANNPRENDAAVEAVAQSLQEFGWRQPIVVDESGVIIVGHTRYKAALKLGLKEVPVHVAVGLSPEKVQAYRIADNKSSDLSDWNYDLLAVELGDLQEKQYDLESLGFSPEELNRWLNGGATEGLTDPDEIPAPPDAAITQPGDLWILGNHRLLCGDSSSETDVNRLLDGACIHLVNTDPPYNVKVEPRSNNAIAAGNSSFEAPKNRTHHQSFDVSRQGEKQATHKKLRAKDRPLANDFVSNEEFDGLLEAWFGQIARVLEPGRSFYIWGGYANLGNYPAPLKRHGLYFSQAIVWDKQHPVLTRKDMMGAFELAFYGWKEGAAHQFFGPNNATDLWAIKKVNPQSMVHLTEKPVALAVRAMEYSSQPGENVLDLFGGSGSTLIAAAQAGRQAYLMELDPLYCDVIVQRFIQFTGLEVQCLDCQGNVTDRGEMLKSRMAA